The Dehalococcoidia bacterium nucleotide sequence GCCACGGCCGGCCTGTCGCGCGGCTGGTGCCGATCCGCGGCCGGCGACGGAGTGTTCGTGAGGTCATCGAGGCGCTGGAGGCGTTTCGTCAAGGCCACACGCTCGGCGACATCACCATCCGGGAGCTCATCGAAGAAGGACGGCGCCACTGATGCCGTTCGTCCTCGACGCCTCCGTGGCCCTGGCCTGGTCGTTCCGCGATGAGCGGAACGCTTACGCGCACCGAATGCTCCGCCATCTGGAACACGATCCGGCGCTGGTGCCTGTCGTCTGGCTGCTCGAAGTCGCCAACGGCCTTCTTGTCGCAGAGCGCCGGGGACGGCTCACCGCGGCG carries:
- a CDS encoding type II toxin-antitoxin system prevent-host-death family antitoxin, with protein sequence MRQVGVYEAKTQLPRLLDDVERGETITITRHGRPVARLVPIRGRRRSVREVIEALEAFRQGHTLGDITIRELIEEGRRH